A genomic stretch from Mycobacterium paraterrae includes:
- a CDS encoding electron transfer flavoprotein subunit beta/FixA family protein produces the protein MTNIVVLIKQVPDTWSERKLKDGDWTLDREAADAVLDEINERAVEEALLIREKEAADGTEGSVTVLTAGPERATEAIRKALSMGADKAVHLLDDGLHGSDVVQTGWALARALGTIEGTELVIAGNEATDGTGGAVPAVIAEYLGLPQLTHLRKLSLEGGKITGERETDDGVFTVEASLPAVVSVNEKINEPRFPSFKGIMAAKKKEVTKLTLAEIGVEPDEVGLENAGSKVLTSTPKPPKTAGEKVTDEGEGGNDIAKYLVGQKII, from the coding sequence ATGACGAACATCGTGGTCCTGATCAAGCAGGTCCCGGACACCTGGTCGGAGCGGAAGCTGAAAGACGGCGACTGGACGCTGGACCGTGAAGCCGCAGACGCCGTGCTGGACGAGATCAACGAGCGCGCGGTCGAAGAAGCGCTGCTGATCCGCGAGAAGGAAGCCGCCGACGGCACCGAAGGATCGGTCACCGTGTTGACCGCGGGGCCCGAGCGCGCCACCGAGGCGATCCGTAAGGCGCTGTCGATGGGCGCCGACAAGGCCGTTCATCTTCTCGACGACGGCCTGCACGGCTCGGACGTCGTCCAGACCGGTTGGGCGTTGGCGCGCGCGCTGGGCACGATCGAAGGCACCGAGCTGGTCATCGCCGGCAACGAGGCCACCGACGGGACCGGCGGTGCGGTGCCGGCCGTGATCGCCGAGTACCTGGGCCTGCCGCAGCTGACGCACCTGCGCAAGCTGTCGCTGGAAGGCGGCAAGATCACCGGCGAGCGTGAGACCGACGACGGCGTCTTCACGGTCGAGGCCTCGCTGCCCGCCGTGGTGAGCGTCAACGAGAAGATCAACGAACCGCGCTTCCCGTCCTTCAAGGGCATCATGGCCGCCAAGAAGAAGGAAGTCACCAAGCTGACGCTGGCCGAGATCGGGGTCGAGCCCGACGAGGTCGGGCTGGAGAACGCCGGTTCCAAGGTGCTGACGTCGACGCCCAAGCCGCCGAAGACCGCGGGCGAGAAGGTCACCGACGAGGGCGAGGGTGGCAACGACATCGCCAAGTACCTGGTCGGTCAAAAGATCATCTAA
- a CDS encoding electron transfer flavoprotein subunit alpha/FixB family protein, whose protein sequence is MAEVLVLVEHAEGAIKKVTAELITAARALGEPAAVVVGKPGTAEPLIDGLKSAGAAKIYVAESDNAENYLITPFVDVLASLAESASPAAVLLAANADGKEIAGRLAARIGSGLLVDVVDVQPDNKATWSIFGGAFTVEGQANGDTPVITVRPGAIDAEPSDGAGERVDVEVPEPAENATKITSREPAVAGDRPELTEATIVVSGGRGVGSADKFSVVEELADSLGGAVGASRAAVDSGYYPGQFQVGQTGKTVSPQLYIALGISGAIQHRAGMQTSKTIVAVNKDEEAPIFEIADYGVVGDLFKVAPQLTEAVKTRKG, encoded by the coding sequence ATGGCTGAAGTACTCGTGCTCGTCGAGCACGCTGAAGGCGCTATCAAAAAGGTCACCGCCGAATTGATCACTGCGGCACGCGCTCTGGGCGAGCCCGCCGCCGTCGTCGTAGGCAAGCCGGGCACGGCCGAGCCACTGATCGACGGCTTGAAGTCTGCCGGCGCCGCCAAGATCTACGTCGCCGAGTCCGACAATGCGGAGAATTACCTGATCACCCCGTTCGTCGACGTGCTGGCTTCGTTGGCCGAATCCGCCAGTCCCGCAGCGGTTTTGCTGGCCGCCAACGCGGACGGCAAAGAGATCGCCGGTCGGCTCGCCGCCCGGATCGGCTCTGGTCTGCTGGTCGACGTTGTCGACGTGCAGCCTGACAACAAGGCGACGTGGTCGATCTTCGGTGGCGCATTCACCGTCGAGGGCCAGGCCAACGGTGACACCCCCGTCATCACTGTGCGCCCGGGCGCAATCGACGCCGAGCCGTCCGATGGTGCTGGCGAGCGGGTCGACGTCGAGGTTCCCGAGCCGGCCGAGAACGCCACCAAGATCACCTCGCGTGAACCGGCCGTCGCCGGTGACCGTCCGGAATTGACCGAGGCCACCATCGTGGTGTCCGGTGGTCGAGGAGTCGGCAGCGCCGACAAGTTCAGCGTGGTCGAGGAGTTGGCCGACTCGCTGGGCGGCGCGGTTGGTGCATCGCGTGCCGCCGTGGACTCCGGCTACTACCCGGGCCAGTTCCAGGTGGGCCAGACGGGGAAGACGGTCTCGCCCCAGCTGTACATCGCGCTCGGTATCTCCGGGGCCATCCAGCACCGCGCCGGCATGCAGACCTCGAAGACGATCGTCGCGGTGAACAAAGACGAAGAAGCGCCGATCTTCGAGATCGCCGACTACGGCGTCGTCGGCGACCTGTTCAAGGTCGCGCCGCAGCTGACCGAGGCGGTCAAGACCCGCAAGGGCTGA
- a CDS encoding DUF3253 domain-containing protein, with protein MSSDPHRELVSVAEGSGPGAASGKTALGSGSATARVRAAILALARHRGPGSSICPSDAARAVGGDRWRELTEPSRSIAFELARAGDVEITQRGAVVDPGQQPAGPIRIRVTSVDDS; from the coding sequence GTGAGCAGCGACCCGCACCGCGAGCTGGTCAGCGTGGCCGAGGGCAGCGGCCCAGGCGCCGCTTCAGGCAAGACCGCGTTGGGCAGCGGATCGGCCACCGCCCGCGTGCGGGCGGCGATCCTGGCGTTGGCGCGCCACCGCGGCCCGGGCAGCAGCATCTGTCCCTCCGATGCGGCCCGCGCGGTCGGCGGCGACCGTTGGCGCGAGTTGACCGAGCCCAGTCGCAGCATCGCCTTCGAGTTGGCACGCGCAGGTGACGTGGAAATCACCCAGCGCGGTGCCGTGGTCGATCCGGGCCAGCAACCAGCCGGGCCCATCCGCATCCGCGTGACCTCGGTCGACGATTCCTGA
- the glgX gene encoding glycogen debranching protein GlgX, producing MSNPENATRPERIEQWPGKAYPLGATYDGSGTNFAIFSEVAEKVELCLFDADGAETKVALNEVDGFVWHGFLPSVEPGQRYGYRVHGPYDPAEGHRCNPNKLLLDPYAKAIDGNFEWHQSLFSYNFGDPDSRNDDDSAPRMPKSVVINPFFDWGNDRPPDHEYADTVIYEAHVKGLTELHPDVPERLRGTYAGIAHPVIIEHLKNLGITAIELMPVHHFANDSTLVDKGLSNYWGYNTIGFFAPDFKYTSSNSPGGQVQEFKTMVRALHEEGIEVILDVVYNHTAEGNHLGPTLCMRGVDNAAYYRLVDDDRQYYMDYTGTGNSLNVGHPHALQLIMDSLRYWVTEMHVDGFRFDLASTLAREFYDVDRLSAFFELVQQDPTVSQVKLIAEPWDVGPGGYQVGNFPPQWTEWNGKFRDTVRDYWRGEPATLGEFASRLTGSADLYEHTARRPVASINFVVAHDGFTLRDLVSYNEKHNEANEEGNNDGESHNRSWNCGVEGPTDDPAVNALRARQQRNFLATTLLAQGVPMICHGDELGRTQNGNNNGFCQDNEITWVHWDKADTELLAFTASVSALRADHPVFRRRRFFQGVPVRRRGTEGLPDISWFRPDGSEMNDDDWDSGFGKSVTVYLNGHGIPDLDSRGQRVTDDSFLLCFNAHHEPIEFTMPPGEFGREWTPVVDTSGELTEQEDAQPIPAAKTVRVEARAMVVLQAGGE from the coding sequence GTGTCAAACCCTGAGAACGCGACGCGCCCCGAGCGCATCGAGCAGTGGCCGGGCAAGGCATATCCACTGGGCGCTACGTACGACGGTTCGGGCACCAACTTCGCCATATTCAGCGAGGTGGCCGAGAAGGTGGAGCTCTGCCTGTTCGACGCGGACGGCGCCGAGACCAAAGTGGCGCTCAACGAAGTGGACGGGTTCGTCTGGCACGGGTTTCTTCCGTCAGTTGAACCGGGCCAACGGTACGGCTACCGGGTGCACGGTCCCTACGATCCGGCGGAGGGACACCGCTGCAATCCCAACAAGCTTCTGCTCGACCCGTATGCGAAAGCAATCGATGGCAACTTCGAGTGGCACCAGTCGCTGTTCAGCTACAACTTCGGCGATCCCGACAGCCGCAACGACGACGACTCCGCCCCACGCATGCCCAAGTCGGTGGTGATCAACCCCTTCTTCGACTGGGGCAACGACCGGCCGCCCGACCACGAATACGCCGATACCGTCATCTACGAGGCGCACGTCAAGGGACTCACCGAGCTACACCCGGACGTGCCCGAACGTCTGCGCGGAACCTATGCCGGGATCGCCCATCCCGTGATCATCGAGCATCTGAAAAACCTCGGCATCACCGCCATCGAGCTGATGCCCGTCCATCACTTCGCCAACGACTCCACGCTGGTCGACAAGGGCCTGTCAAACTACTGGGGCTACAACACAATCGGCTTCTTCGCGCCCGACTTCAAATACACCTCGAGCAACAGCCCGGGTGGCCAAGTCCAGGAATTCAAGACGATGGTCCGCGCCCTCCACGAAGAGGGCATCGAGGTAATCCTGGACGTCGTCTACAACCACACCGCCGAAGGTAACCACCTCGGACCGACGTTGTGCATGCGCGGAGTCGACAACGCGGCCTACTACCGCCTGGTCGACGACGACCGCCAGTACTACATGGACTACACGGGAACCGGTAACAGCCTCAACGTCGGCCACCCACACGCCCTGCAACTGATCATGGATTCGCTGCGCTACTGGGTCACCGAGATGCACGTCGACGGCTTCCGGTTCGACCTGGCCTCCACACTGGCTCGCGAGTTCTACGATGTCGACCGCCTTTCGGCCTTTTTCGAACTGGTGCAACAGGATCCGACGGTCAGCCAAGTCAAGCTGATCGCCGAGCCCTGGGACGTCGGCCCCGGCGGCTACCAGGTCGGCAACTTTCCGCCGCAGTGGACGGAATGGAATGGCAAATTCCGCGACACCGTTCGCGACTACTGGCGCGGGGAACCGGCGACGCTCGGCGAGTTCGCCTCCCGGCTGACCGGCTCGGCCGATCTGTACGAACACACCGCTCGCCGGCCGGTGGCGTCGATCAATTTCGTCGTTGCCCACGACGGTTTTACGCTTCGAGACCTGGTCTCCTACAACGAAAAACACAACGAGGCCAACGAAGAGGGCAACAACGACGGTGAAAGTCACAACAGGTCGTGGAATTGCGGGGTCGAGGGCCCGACCGACGATCCGGCAGTAAACGCCCTGCGCGCTCGGCAGCAGCGCAACTTTTTGGCGACAACCCTGTTAGCGCAGGGCGTTCCGATGATCTGTCACGGCGACGAGCTCGGCCGGACCCAGAACGGCAACAACAATGGGTTCTGTCAGGACAACGAAATCACCTGGGTGCACTGGGACAAGGCGGACACCGAACTGTTGGCATTCACCGCCTCGGTGTCGGCCCTTCGCGCCGACCACCCGGTGTTCCGGCGGCGGCGATTCTTCCAGGGAGTACCGGTGCGCCGCCGCGGAACCGAAGGACTACCCGACATTTCCTGGTTCCGCCCCGACGGCTCCGAAATGAACGACGACGACTGGGATTCGGGCTTCGGAAAATCGGTGACGGTCTACCTCAACGGTCACGGCATCCCCGACCTCGACAGCCGGGGCCAGCGGGTCACCGACGACTCATTCCTGTTGTGCTTCAACGCCCACCACGAACCCATCGAGTTCACCATGCCGCCCGGCGAGTTCGGTCGAGAGTGGACACCGGTGGTCGACACCTCCGGTGAACTGACCGAACAGGAAGACGCGCAACCGATTCCGGCAGCAAAGACGGTCCGGGTCGAAGCGCGGGCAATGGTGGTATTGCAGGCCGGCGGCGAGTGA
- a CDS encoding DUF427 domain-containing protein gives MQPWPQPDRPGPGQESVWDYPRPPRLEEFGGSITVELGGRAVASTTRAWRVLETSHPPTYYLPQAAFADGVLRRADGASWCEWKGQATYFDLVTDARVAPRAGWTYLRPTPGFAPLAGAVAVMAAAVDRCTVNGETVVPQPGGFYGGWITSWIVGPFKGIPGSMGW, from the coding sequence GTGCAACCGTGGCCCCAACCTGATAGACCAGGACCCGGACAGGAGTCGGTGTGGGATTATCCGCGTCCGCCACGTTTGGAAGAGTTCGGTGGATCGATCACTGTCGAGCTCGGCGGCCGCGCCGTCGCGTCGACCACCCGCGCCTGGCGGGTGCTTGAGACCAGCCACCCGCCGACGTACTACCTGCCCCAGGCCGCTTTCGCCGACGGGGTGCTGCGCCGCGCTGATGGCGCGTCCTGGTGCGAATGGAAAGGGCAGGCAACATATTTCGATCTGGTGACCGACGCAAGAGTGGCACCGCGGGCCGGATGGACCTACCTTCGACCCACGCCGGGTTTCGCGCCGCTGGCCGGGGCCGTCGCCGTGATGGCCGCGGCGGTGGACCGTTGCACAGTCAACGGGGAGACGGTTGTCCCGCAACCGGGCGGGTTTTACGGCGGCTGGATTACCAGCTGGATTGTCGGACCCTTCAAGGGAATTCCGGGATCGATGGGCTGGTGA
- a CDS encoding SRPBCC family protein produces MLSVDRVIAAPPSVVWSVLVDLDAWPRWGPTVSGGRLDPPYTRLQLGATGTVQTAVGIAAPFVITEFEPGRHWAWKVAGIPATHHRVEPVGDYARASMAVPVWAAAYLSVCAIALRRIDIIATCGP; encoded by the coding sequence ATGCTCTCCGTCGACCGAGTCATTGCCGCGCCGCCGTCGGTGGTGTGGAGCGTCCTGGTCGACCTCGACGCATGGCCGCGGTGGGGGCCGACGGTCAGCGGCGGCCGACTCGATCCTCCGTACACCCGGCTGCAACTAGGTGCGACCGGCACTGTTCAGACGGCGGTGGGCATCGCCGCACCGTTCGTCATCACCGAGTTCGAGCCGGGCCGGCATTGGGCATGGAAGGTGGCCGGCATCCCGGCAACACATCATCGGGTCGAGCCGGTCGGCGACTACGCGCGGGCGAGCATGGCGGTTCCGGTGTGGGCGGCGGCCTATCTGTCGGTTTGCGCAATTGCGTTGCGCCGCATCGACATCATTGCGACCTGCGGTCCGTGA
- a CDS encoding cryptochrome/photolyase family protein has translation MSPDSRRWCFADQLGPHFLDEPDQPVLLIESRAAFARRRFHRRKAHLVLSALRHRAAELGEQAVFLQTRTYRQALEQLDEPISVCQPTSWAADRFVRSQPNVEVLPARGFCTDRDAFGSWAEGHRTLKLENFYRDARRRFDLLMDGNNPVEGRWNFDADNREPAPNTAELGIKAPWRPEEDEIDEQVRADLDRWERDGDVSFVGRDGPREFAVTAAEARQALDVFVRDRLPHFGPHEDAMLSGDRFMAHSLLSAPMNLGLLDPLDCAYAAEDAYRSGKAPLASVEGYIRQLIGWRDYIWHVYWHFGRGYRRRNALDAHGRLPKWFAELDADSVDAHCLKDVLAQVRDHGWVHHIPRLMVLSNYALQRGWNPAAMTDWFHRCFVDGYEWVMVANVVGMSQHADGGLMATKPYTSGGAYINRMSNYCGDCRYRPSERVGDRACPFTGGYWWFLERNAKHLENNQRMTQPLAGMRRLKDLDAVVEQQRSLGGRAP, from the coding sequence ATGAGTCCTGACTCCCGACGCTGGTGTTTCGCCGACCAGCTCGGGCCGCACTTTCTGGACGAGCCCGACCAGCCGGTGTTGCTGATCGAGTCGCGGGCGGCATTCGCACGACGTCGCTTTCACCGCCGCAAAGCGCATCTGGTGCTGTCGGCATTACGCCACCGCGCAGCCGAGCTTGGCGAGCAAGCCGTCTTTTTACAAACGCGCACGTACCGCCAGGCGCTCGAGCAGCTCGACGAGCCGATCAGCGTGTGCCAGCCCACGTCGTGGGCTGCGGATCGGTTCGTCCGGTCACAGCCGAATGTCGAGGTGCTGCCGGCACGTGGGTTCTGCACCGACCGCGACGCCTTTGGCTCGTGGGCTGAAGGCCACCGCACGTTGAAGCTGGAGAACTTTTACCGCGATGCGCGCCGCCGATTCGACCTGTTGATGGACGGAAACAATCCAGTCGAGGGTCGGTGGAACTTCGACGCCGACAACCGTGAACCCGCTCCCAACACTGCCGAACTGGGGATCAAAGCCCCCTGGCGACCGGAGGAAGACGAGATCGACGAGCAGGTCCGCGCGGACCTGGACCGCTGGGAACGCGACGGCGATGTGTCGTTCGTGGGCCGCGACGGCCCGCGCGAATTCGCCGTCACCGCAGCCGAAGCACGGCAAGCTCTCGATGTGTTCGTACGAGATCGTCTGCCGCACTTTGGTCCGCACGAAGACGCCATGCTCAGCGGTGACCGCTTCATGGCGCACAGCCTGCTCTCGGCCCCAATGAACCTGGGTTTGCTCGACCCACTTGACTGCGCGTACGCCGCCGAGGATGCCTACCGTTCGGGCAAGGCGCCGTTGGCCAGCGTGGAGGGCTACATCAGGCAGCTGATCGGCTGGCGCGACTACATCTGGCATGTCTACTGGCATTTCGGCCGGGGCTACCGTCGGCGCAACGCCCTCGACGCGCACGGCCGGTTGCCGAAGTGGTTCGCGGAGTTGGACGCCGACTCCGTCGATGCGCACTGTTTGAAAGACGTGCTGGCCCAGGTCCGCGATCACGGCTGGGTGCATCACATTCCGCGGTTGATGGTGCTGTCGAACTACGCGCTGCAGCGTGGATGGAACCCCGCCGCGATGACCGACTGGTTCCACCGCTGCTTCGTCGACGGCTACGAGTGGGTGATGGTCGCCAACGTGGTCGGTATGTCGCAGCACGCCGATGGTGGGCTGATGGCCACCAAGCCGTACACCTCCGGTGGCGCCTACATCAACCGCATGAGCAACTACTGCGGCGACTGCCGCTACCGCCCCTCCGAACGGGTCGGCGACCGGGCCTGCCCGTTCACCGGCGGATACTGGTGGTTCCTGGAGCGCAATGCCAAACACCTGGAGAACAACCAGCGGATGACCCAGCCATTGGCCGGGATGCGACGCCTCAAAGACCTCGACGCCGTGGTCGAGCAACAACGAAGCCTCGGGGGGCGGGCGCCCTGA
- a CDS encoding PPOX class F420-dependent oxidoreductase — protein sequence MTEPVSALGAEKFVSLTTFKKDGSAVATPMWIGRDGDDLFFWTPVESWKAKRAKNNPRVVMVPCSRSGKVREGARPVEGVAELVTDAATVQRLAGVIRHKYGFEFTIVTFIERLLARGAKPRLIIRVALPS from the coding sequence ATGACAGAACCCGTATCGGCCCTAGGTGCGGAAAAATTCGTCTCGCTGACGACCTTCAAAAAAGACGGCTCGGCGGTCGCGACACCAATGTGGATTGGGCGCGATGGTGACGACCTGTTCTTCTGGACTCCGGTCGAGAGCTGGAAGGCCAAGCGGGCCAAGAACAATCCCAGAGTCGTGATGGTGCCCTGCAGTCGGAGCGGGAAGGTTCGCGAGGGTGCTCGTCCTGTCGAAGGAGTCGCCGAATTGGTCACCGATGCCGCGACCGTGCAGCGGCTGGCCGGCGTCATCCGCCATAAATATGGTTTCGAGTTCACCATCGTGACGTTCATCGAGCGACTGCTGGCTCGCGGGGCGAAGCCGCGGCTGATTATCCGGGTCGCGCTACCGAGCTGA
- a CDS encoding flavin-containing monooxygenase: MTSGVGGGSFDPAALRAKYAEERQRRLRSDGISQYVEITGALRKFGEDPWADPNFSRDPIHDSVDVAVVGAGFGGLLIGARCKQLGVHDVRLIDKAADVGGTWYWNRYPGIACDVESYVYMPLLEELGYVPTEKYAKGSEIWAHCRRIAEHYDLYRDACLQTEVREIHWEQNDSRWIISTDRGDEIRARFVALANGYLQKPKLPGIDGITRFAGHTFHTSRWDYRYTGDDLSGLSDKRVGVVGTGATAIQCVPRLAEAAGQLFVFQRTPSTVDVRANRPTDPEWAASLQPGWQQRRMENFQILTAGGTSDEDLVDDAWTSLTKKMPIVNEGGPNSAELADFAKMEEIRARVDSIVTDAATAEALKPWYGYYCKRPCFHDEYLQAFNRDNVTLVDTRGVGVEQITARGVVVAGVEYPLDCLIFATGFEVGTSYSRRTGFEIVGRDGLTLTDKWADGVRTMHGLHVHGFPNCFIESIAQSGFTVNFPYLIDTQSRHIAWVIAWALQHGAAELETTAEAEASWVDTVLERSSLIAGRRESCTPGYYNREGQASARLNRDSFFFGSPTEYADILDAWRSAGTFEGFDVRESTSAR; encoded by the coding sequence GTGACGTCTGGCGTTGGCGGAGGATCGTTCGATCCGGCTGCGTTACGCGCCAAGTATGCCGAGGAACGCCAACGCCGGCTCCGTTCCGACGGGATTTCGCAGTATGTCGAGATCACCGGTGCTCTCCGCAAGTTCGGCGAGGACCCCTGGGCCGACCCGAACTTCAGCCGAGACCCGATTCACGACTCCGTCGACGTCGCCGTGGTGGGCGCCGGCTTCGGCGGGTTGCTGATCGGGGCCCGGTGCAAGCAGCTCGGTGTGCACGACGTGCGGCTGATCGACAAGGCCGCCGACGTCGGCGGAACCTGGTACTGGAACCGCTATCCCGGAATCGCCTGCGACGTCGAGTCCTATGTCTACATGCCGCTGCTCGAGGAACTCGGTTACGTCCCCACCGAGAAATACGCCAAGGGTTCCGAGATCTGGGCTCACTGCCGCCGGATCGCCGAGCACTACGATCTATATCGAGACGCATGTCTGCAGACCGAGGTGCGCGAAATCCATTGGGAGCAAAACGATTCGCGATGGATTATTTCCACCGACCGCGGCGACGAGATTCGCGCCCGATTCGTGGCGCTGGCCAACGGGTATCTGCAGAAGCCGAAACTGCCTGGCATCGATGGCATTACACGCTTCGCCGGCCACACCTTCCACACCAGCCGGTGGGACTACCGCTACACGGGCGACGATTTGAGTGGGCTGTCCGACAAGCGGGTCGGCGTCGTCGGCACCGGGGCGACGGCCATCCAGTGCGTACCGCGGTTGGCCGAGGCGGCCGGCCAACTGTTCGTGTTCCAGCGCACCCCGTCGACCGTCGACGTGCGGGCCAACCGGCCCACCGATCCGGAGTGGGCCGCGTCGCTGCAGCCGGGCTGGCAACAGCGACGGATGGAGAATTTTCAAATCCTCACCGCCGGAGGAACTTCCGACGAGGACCTGGTCGACGATGCGTGGACCAGCCTGACCAAGAAAATGCCCATCGTCAACGAGGGCGGGCCCAACTCCGCCGAACTCGCCGACTTCGCCAAAATGGAGGAGATTCGTGCGCGGGTCGACTCGATCGTGACCGACGCCGCCACCGCCGAAGCCCTCAAGCCGTGGTACGGGTACTACTGCAAACGACCCTGTTTCCACGACGAATACCTGCAAGCCTTCAACCGCGACAACGTCACGCTAGTCGACACCCGCGGCGTCGGGGTCGAACAGATCACCGCCCGGGGCGTCGTCGTAGCCGGTGTCGAATACCCGTTGGACTGTTTGATTTTCGCCACCGGATTCGAGGTCGGCACCAGCTACTCGCGACGAACCGGCTTCGAGATCGTCGGCCGCGACGGATTGACCCTTACCGACAAGTGGGCCGACGGGGTCCGCACGATGCACGGCCTGCACGTACACGGCTTCCCGAACTGCTTCATCGAGAGCATCGCGCAATCCGGCTTCACCGTGAACTTCCCGTACTTGATCGACACCCAATCCCGACACATCGCCTGGGTCATCGCATGGGCGCTCCAGCACGGCGCCGCCGAACTCGAGACAACGGCGGAAGCCGAAGCCTCCTGGGTCGACACCGTCCTCGAGCGTTCCAGTCTGATCGCCGGCCGGCGGGAGTCATGCACGCCCGGCTATTACAACCGCGAGGGCCAAGCCAGTGCACGCCTCAACCGGGACAGCTTTTTCTTCGGCAGCCCAACCGAATACGCGGACATCCTGGATGCCTGGCGCAGCGCAGGCACGTTCGAGGGATTCGACGTCCGCGAGTCCACCTCAGCTCGGTAG
- a CDS encoding GNAT family N-acetyltransferase, translating into MGTESVLIAADKPGTRASAKPRYSLLLSNDPAHIEAAQRLRYDVFSSEPGFALSGADDDLDADRFDEHCDHLLVREENSGALVGCYRMLTPTGAIAAGGLYTATEFDVTPLDSLRPSLVEMGRAVVHNEHRNGAVVLLMWAGILAYLDHCDYDYVTGCVSVPVVVEGEPAGTQIRGVRDFVMRRHAAPAEYAVRPYRPVVIDGRTLDEIAPPPRPVIPPLMRGYLRLGAQICGEPALDPDFGVGDFPALLDKRQADTRYLRRLRSMSAATEAASLGA; encoded by the coding sequence ATGGGCACTGAATCGGTCCTCATCGCCGCCGACAAGCCGGGGACGCGTGCATCGGCAAAACCGCGATATTCACTGCTGCTGTCCAACGATCCGGCCCACATCGAAGCCGCGCAACGACTGCGCTACGACGTGTTCAGCAGCGAGCCGGGATTCGCGTTGAGCGGCGCGGACGACGACCTCGACGCCGACCGCTTCGACGAGCATTGCGACCATCTCCTGGTCCGCGAGGAGAACTCCGGTGCGCTGGTCGGCTGCTATCGCATGCTGACACCGACCGGTGCGATCGCGGCCGGCGGGCTCTACACCGCAACGGAATTCGACGTCACGCCGCTCGATTCGCTGCGGCCGTCGCTGGTGGAAATGGGACGTGCGGTGGTGCACAACGAGCACCGCAACGGTGCGGTCGTGCTGCTGATGTGGGCCGGCATCCTGGCATATCTAGACCACTGCGACTACGACTACGTCACCGGTTGCGTGTCGGTGCCGGTCGTCGTCGAGGGCGAGCCGGCGGGCACGCAAATCCGCGGTGTGCGTGACTTCGTCATGCGCCGTCACGCCGCTCCAGCGGAATATGCGGTTCGCCCGTATCGGCCGGTCGTCATCGACGGCCGGACCCTCGACGAGATCGCGCCACCGCCTCGGCCGGTCATACCGCCGCTGATGCGCGGCTACCTGCGCTTGGGCGCCCAGATCTGCGGCGAGCCAGCCCTCGATCCCGACTTTGGGGTGGGGGATTTCCCGGCCTTGCTGGACAAGCGTCAAGCCGATACCCGCTACCTGCGAAGGCTCCGGTCGATGTCGGCGGCGACTGAGGCAGCGAGCTTGGGCGCATGA
- a CDS encoding lysophospholipid acyltransferase family protein, whose amino-acid sequence MSTSAPRDHAWLPRATCDTNCIRAGGYETTRRLIVALRVARRMTLLVLLAPALPLLAGVIPGWSKSRQIYCRLLLWCLGVQIQVSGGPIRNLPGVLVVSDHMSWLDILTIGATLPSSRWRASPLSFVARADVAASGAVKMMARIVKVIPIERARLRQLPEVVATVAARLYAGHTVVAFPEGTTWCGLSGTSGRSHQGSGPFYPAMFQAAVDTGRPVQPLRLRYQHRDGSVSTVPAYIGDDTLLASIGRLMVARRTVAKIYVESLQLPGNDRRELARRCQAAIRVTPALRPDHGQRPSVLAS is encoded by the coding sequence ATGAGCACCTCAGCGCCGCGCGACCACGCCTGGCTCCCGCGGGCCACCTGCGACACCAACTGCATACGCGCCGGCGGCTACGAGACGACCCGCCGACTCATCGTCGCGCTGCGGGTCGCTCGGCGAATGACCCTGCTGGTGCTGCTGGCGCCCGCGCTGCCACTGCTGGCCGGGGTGATCCCGGGCTGGTCGAAGTCGAGGCAGATCTACTGCCGGCTCCTGCTGTGGTGTCTCGGCGTCCAGATCCAGGTATCCGGGGGGCCGATCCGCAATTTGCCCGGCGTTCTCGTGGTCAGCGACCACATGTCCTGGCTGGACATCCTGACCATCGGAGCAACGCTGCCTTCCAGTCGGTGGCGCGCCTCGCCGCTGTCGTTCGTGGCGCGTGCCGATGTGGCTGCCAGCGGCGCGGTGAAGATGATGGCGCGCATTGTCAAGGTGATCCCGATCGAACGCGCGAGGCTGCGACAACTGCCGGAGGTGGTGGCGACCGTCGCCGCCCGGCTCTACGCCGGTCACACGGTGGTGGCGTTCCCCGAAGGCACCACCTGGTGCGGGCTATCGGGCACGTCGGGCCGTTCCCATCAGGGATCGGGGCCGTTTTATCCGGCCATGTTCCAGGCCGCCGTGGACACCGGCCGGCCGGTCCAGCCGCTGCGGCTGCGTTACCAGCACCGCGACGGCAGCGTCTCCACCGTGCCGGCCTATATCGGCGACGACACGTTGCTGGCCTCGATCGGTCGGCTGATGGTCGCCCGGCGCACGGTGGCCAAGATCTACGTTGAATCGCTTCAGCTTCCCGGAAACGATCGGCGGGAGTTGGCCCGCCGCTGTCAGGCCGCGATCCGCGTCACCCCGGCGCTGCGCCCGGATCACGGGCAACGTCCCTCCGTCCTCGCATCCTGA